Proteins from one Rosa chinensis cultivar Old Blush chromosome 7, RchiOBHm-V2, whole genome shotgun sequence genomic window:
- the LOC112176653 gene encoding putative disease resistance protein RGA3 → MAEALVNLLVEQLGSVVYHHTSEGVKLVLKAKKDVDKFRSTLKLIQNVLHDAEKKQVSDPAVRDWLVELKDVSYKMDDVLDAWNTEIGKREAEKQETQGSDVEVRFSLRSNCICLDRLNEVTHRYKIGSAIKDLNEELTQIYVDKNKFSFQSIMPAAALNVEQPNPRRITSSFVDVSTICGREVEKERLVSELLGKESPGLVIPIVGMGGLGKTTFTQSVFKDARVQAHFDIKAWVCVSDPFDVIKIAKEILEHVNGIKSQDSSNVLQILLEEIEKRIKDKKFLLVLDDVWTENQTEWERLSLPLLMQSCAEGSRILVTTRNQGVARMMKATSHMIILEKLSHSDSLKLFNIIAFWDREQDKSNKGFGDIAEEIVRKCDGLPLVLKTLGSLLLHKQTIREWEEVLNSETWKVKVVQEEVFRPLLLSYYDLALEDRSCLLYCATYPKDFEFDKEILIKQWMSQGYLNVGENREEATQGREVFAKLIMRCLFQDFKQNALTKEIIHCKMHDTVHDFVQYLSQNECLTMEATGTHGTETSSANDRVRHLTLMSAHDGPFPSFISKLANNKILRTLTTFGSRITAIDSDLISQLKRLRTLNLSCNDICQLPEEIGDLIYLRYLDLSDNRNLRRLPESLCNLCNLQTLRLDFCECLEKVPEKMGKLINLKHLHVNFCRSLEYLPKGIKRIRNLRTLDGDPSVHCSEVAEALTLGDLRMMNQLRRLDIRISRVGENAASEAEKAELNQKLHLSYLRLILSDIDTNSGVMNALRPHENLESLVIWGYKGSTWPNWMTTSYLTRLTAFHLCGSQFSVLPPLGKLPSLKVVRLFLFGPEEIGAEFYGVEEETSLSFPSLETLYLGRLWSLEKWELGGKAEEDSSNSQMKSISIMPRLSSLYIQSCHRLKQLPDFLLQNASLQNLFIEDCYSLGRLPDEFISRIPNVTISETSYDPIFKGREIDTEYTF, encoded by the exons ATGGCTGAGGCACTCGTCAACCTCCTTGTTGAACAATTGGGTTCAGTTGTTTACCACCATACAAGTGAAGGGGTGAAACTAGTTTTGAAAGCTAAGAAGGACGTTGACAAATTCAGAAGCACCCTCAAACTTATCCAGAATGTGCTTCACGATGCTGAGAAGAAGCAAGTGTCGGATCCCGCGGTGAGAGACTGGTTGGTTGAGCTCAAAGACGTGTCGTACAAGATGGATGACGTGCTGGACGCTTGGAACACTGAAATTGGGAAACGAGAAGCTGAGAAGCAAGAAACACAAGGTTCTGATGTGGAGGTACGTTTCTCATTACGTTCCAATTGCATTTGTCTTGACCGATTGAATGAGGTAACTCATCGTTATAAGATTGGTAGTGCAATAAAAGATCTGAATGAAGAGTTAACTcagatttatgttgacaaaaacAAGTTTAGCTTTCAATCCATCATGCCTGCTGCTGCACTTAATGTTGAACAACCTAATCCACGGCGTATAACTTCATCTTTCGTCGATGTATCGACCATATGTGGGCGGGAAGTTGAAAAGGAGAGGTTGGTGAGTGAGTTGTTAGGGAAGGAGAGTCCCGGCCTTGTCATCCCCATTGTAGGGATGGGAGGATTGGGGAAAACAACTTTTACCCAATCAGTCTTCAAGGATGCACGAGTTCAAGCCCATTTTGATATCAAAGCATGGGTTTGTGTCTCAGACCCTTTTGATGTCATCAAGATTGCAAAAGAAATCCTTGAACATGTCAATGGAATAAAATCTCAAGATAGTTCAAATGTGTTGCAAATATTATTAGAAGAGATCGAGAAACGTATCAAGGATAAAAAGTTTCTCCTCGTCCTTGATGATGTGTGGACAGAAAACCAAACAGAGTGGGAGAGGTTGAGTTTACCACTACTAATGCAAAGCTGTGCTGAAGGCAGTAGAATTTTGGTGACCACTCGAAACCAGGGGGTTGCTCGAATGATGAAGGCAACCAGTCACATGATCATTTTGGAGAAGCTGAGTCATTCAGATTCTTTGAAACTATTCAATATAATTGCATTTTGGGATAGGGAACAAGATAAGTCCAACAAGGGGTTTGGAGATATTGCTGAGGAAATTGTTAGAAAATGTGATGGTCTGCCTCTTGTTCTGAAGACTTTAGGTAGTCTTCTATTGCATAAGCAAACAATCAGAGAATGGGAAGAAGTTCTCAACAGTGAGACATGGAAGGTAAAAGTGGTTCAAGAAGAAGTTTTTCGACCATTATTACTCAGTTATTATGATTTGGCTTTGGAGGATAGGAGTTGCCTTCTGTATTGTGCTACTTATCCCAAAGATTTTGAGTTCGACAAAGAAATTCTTATCAAGCAGTGGATGTCACAAGGCTATTTGAATGTTGGAGAAAACAGAGAAGAGGCAACACAAGGTAGAGAAGTTTTTGCCAAGTTAATAATGCGATGTTTGTTCCAAGATTTCAAGCAAAATGCACTTACCAAGGAAATCATACACTGCAAAATGCATGATACTGTGCATGATTTTGTACAATATCTTAGCCAGAATGAGTGTCTTACTATGGAGGCTACGGGTACTCATGGAACAGAGACATCGAGTGCAAATGATAGGGTTCGCCATTTGACCTTAATGTCAGCACATGATGGTCCATTTCCATCTTTTATATCAAAATTAGCGAATAACAAAATTTTGCGTACCCTGACAACTTTTGGTTCAAGAATTACTGCCATAGACTCAGATTTAATTTCACAGTTGAAACGTCTAaggactttgaatttgagtTGCAATGACATCTGTCAACTGCCAGAGGAGATCGGTGATTTGATATATTTGAGATATCTTGATTTGTCTGATAACCGTAATTTGAGGAGATTACCCGAAAGCCTGTGTAACTTGTGCAATTTGCAAACTTTGAGGCTTGATTTTTGCGAGTGCCTTGAAAAGGTGCCTGAGAAAATGGGGAAGTTGATTAACTTGAAGCACCTTCATGTTAATTTTTGTAGATCGCTTGAGTACTTACCAAAAGGGATTAAGCGTATAAGGAATTTGCGAACACTAGACGGGGACCCATCTGTTCATTGTAGTGAAGTTGCCGAAGCATTGACATTAGGAGATCTGAGAATGATGAATCAGCTTCGCCGTCTTGACATCCGTATTTCAAGGGTTGGGGAAAATGCTGCAAGTGAGGCCGAGAAAGCAGAATTGAATCAAAAACTGCATCTTTCTTATTTACGACTTATTCTGTCTGACATCGACACAAATTCTGGGGTAATGAACGCCTTGCGACCACATGAAAATTTGGAGTCTTTGGTAATTTGGGGGTATAAAGGCTCCACCTGGCCCAATTGGATGACGACGTCGTATTTAACTAGATTGACAGCCTTTCATCTTTGTGGCAGCCAGTTCTCTGTTTTGCCTCCTCTCGGGAAACTACCGTCTCTTAAAGTAGTCAGGCTGTTTTTGTTTGGTCCGGAAGAGATTGGAGCTGAATTTTACGGAGTAGAAGAAGAAACATCATTATCCTTCCCGAGTCTGGAAACACTCTATCTTGGCAGATTGTGGAGTTTAGAAAAGTGGGAATTAGGTGGAAAGGCAGAAGAGGATTCTTCTAATTCCCAAATGAAATCAATTTCAATAATGCCACGCCTTTCTTCCTTGTATATTCAGTCGTGTCATAGACTAAAACAACTGCCAGACTTCCTTCTGCAAAATGCATCACTGCAGAATCTTTTCATCGAAGATTGTTACAGCTTAGGCCGCCTTCCTGACGAGTTCATCTCTCGCATCCCAAACGTCACAATTAGTGAAACCTCATATGATCCCATTTTCAAAGGAAGGGAAATAGATACTGAATACACCTTCTG A